gtgcctggtgcccacagaggccagaagagggagttggagcctctggaactggaggtattcAGTTGTGAACctccgtgtgggtcctggggatcaaacccaggtcctctggaagagcagccagtgctcttaaccactgggccatctctccaactctgatttctttctttcaattaGCACTTCTCAAAACTCAGCTATTCATGTATcactttaatgattttttttgccATAGCCAAATATGGCCTGTGgtcatatttatttaatgtttttcattAAACAAGCCTTGAAATAATTAGAAAGGGAAACTTGCAGCTACCCAACCAGAAGAGTGCTGGGAAGATGACAGAAGTTGGTGGGGTGTCCACTTAGCATGTGTACAGAGCCCTGGTTCCACCCGGACCCGGTGAATGGGGTGCTGTGGTGCCtggctgtaatcccagggcttgggggaggtgagagaggatcaagagttcaaggtcatcttatagcttatatagcaagtttgaggccagctgggctcatgaaggaggaggagggggaggaaaaaagAGGGCAGAAAAGAAGATAAAGAGGGAGGGTGACCAGAATGTTTTATATAaatgcatgaaattgtcaaagaactagcttaattaaaaagcaagatgaccattaaatattaaaaaaaaagaaagcaagaagacCACCATCACCAGCCATGAGTAGAAGGCAGCTGTGTGTTCGAGCCTGCAAACAGTAGTGCCAGCCTTCGCTGCAGGGCTCAGGCTACAGTGCTCATCTCTGCTTCAAAGGAGATGGGAAAGTTAATATTAAAGACATTCAGGAACCAACTGAGATTCTTTCCTTGATATCATCAAAGGGGTGGGAAGAGAGATCAACAATGCTTCTCGGCACCAGCCCGTAGCCCCTGTGCCTGGGAGGCTGGAACCAGCTTGAAGACTCCATCTCAATAATTGTTCAGTGATATTTTATGAGCTGTGGTGGTAGCTAAACTAGTCCTATTTCACCTAAAAGACCTCACCTGACGCATGAGTTTGTCACATCTTGGAAAATGCTGGTTGAGATGGAGAGGAGAACTATGGCATGAACAGATGCATCTAATCTCAATCACATTGCAAGCCTGCTCCTTCCTCTTCTGAGACAGCTCATGCTGAGGAGAGCTGGCTGGCCCTCCAGTGGTACCCAGCTGAAGACCATGACTCCCCCCATCCCAGAGTCCACAGCAAGAGGTGTAGAGCCCTCTAAGTCCCTCCTCCATCCGTGACTGATGGTTGACAGCAGCAGTCTTGTGGTGGCccagtgcaggtgcctgcagctTCTGAGTTCATGGTTGTGATGGCTGTGCCATAGCCAAAAGGTGGCATTTCCAAGTCCTTGCTTTCTggcttacattctttctgcttccttctccacctgttcctgagccttggaaggaAGGGTGGTGTAAATgtcttgtttagggctgagcactccatcACCCTTTATTCTCAGTGGCTGAGACTCAAATTCAATCATTGGGCAGTGGGTTGGTGCCCCATAACAAGTGGGCACATCTTTCCTAGCAGGGTCTTATCTAGCTCTGGTAGGTAACCGAGAGGAATGGAAGAGTCTATACTGTTTGGGAGTCTCTGGAGCATCCCTGACCAACAACTGCCGTGGAAGTATCCCAAACCTAGTTCTGGGATTGTTGTTTAGTAACCCACAGCTTCTAGGAACAGCATTATCCAGGTAGGCTAGCTCTCctctaatatatatgtatagatatttacatattatattaaAGGTAGTAACGTAACACGTGACATATACCCTTTGTTTGGActaaccacccccaccccatcccctcactCCCCCAACTTCTTTCTCTAATTAAATCTTTGCACTCCAAGGAGCATTACTGCTATTGCAGAGAacgtgtttgattcccagaacccacatggcagcctatAGCAgtagtaactccagttctgggggatccaacacccccttctggcttctgcatgcaccagacatacacacagtgcacttagatacatgcaggcaaaacaaacttaaaaaatacatcttttatatattttttaaagatttattgtatGTCTacgagtgctctatctgcatgtatgcctgcacaccagaagagggcatcagatctcactacagatgattgtgagccaccatctggttgctgggaattgaactcgggacctttggaagagcagcctgtgctcttaacctctgagccatctcttcagcctctaaaaaataaattttaaggaacaaaaccaaaagccTTTCCACTTGCAgtatttttcttctctgctttcacTTTATTAAGGaatcacccacatacacacacacatgagaggcCACCCCCCTGCCCTGGCCATATTCTCCTCTGAAGCCCTGTCGGGCAGAAGGTGGGGAGCACTGTAGACTGTCAGCTGCTCTGTGTGCAGGGATCTATTAGGTTGGCTTACTAGATAAAGTCAGAGCCATCCAGTGATAGCTGTCTGCATGCTGGAGACACAGAACCGGTACCTGCTCAGCCCATGgggctggatgcctcagcaggtCCAATCTAGTCGTGAAGGAAACCGGTTCCAACATCAGCAGCATTAGCAGAGGTAGCAACAGGATAGCTGAACTCAAAAATAGGGCTCATGAGCTCAAGAGTAGGGTAGATGGATTGTAAACAGGGCACATGAACTCACAACTGAGCTGTGAAgtcaagcaggcaaaaagcaagagCTTCCTCTCAGGCCTTCTATCTGGGCCATCCACATTTAGAGCGGGCCTTCCTAATTCATTGCTATAATCAAGTAAATCCTTATCAGGCATGCCCAGAGATTAACCTCATCAAGCTAACCCCTCACAGGTGTATCCAGAGCTTGTCtcatgattctagatcctgtcaagttggagATGTTAACCATCACAAGAGTCATAAGAATTCCTTTCTTAAAGGGGactatgatggctattcttggttgtcagcttgactacatctggaatgaactaaaccCAAGTGGCTAGGGACAACTATCAGGGATATtttcttaaatcatttgaagtgggaagactcatttttaattcagatcttctgaggtgggaagatccacctttaacctGGGCCATACTTTCTGGTGTCAGCTCATTTAAAGGACATGGAACAAGaaagcttgctctctctgcctgctagccctagCTAGCAAGTCTGTCCCTTcactgaacaactactgggttCTTGGACCTTCCACTGGTAGACAGTCATTTTTGGActagctggactgcagcctgtaagccttttttttctttctttctttctttcttttttattttttggtttgtcaagacagggtttccctgtgtaaccctgactgtcctggaactcgctctgtagaccaggctggccttgaactcagagattcaatttcctttgcttcccaagtgctgagattaaaggcatgaaccaccaccacctgactatgTAAACTATTCTAATAAATCTAATAAAttctaataaatatataatatatatatattataatatatatatatatatatatatatatatatatatatagagagagagagagagagagagagagagagagagagattcattctgtaagttctgttcctctggagaaccctgactaataaggTTACTGACTGCTTTAGGatctcttttgttctcttttggGGTCACACACACAATGAGTGAATGCACTACAATGGGCCACATTCTCCTGAGCCTGCTGGCTGCCTTGGGGCTGTTCAGTCCTCCCTTGTGTGTGGAGCTCTGTTCTTTTGGTCTCAAGTGCTGGCATCTGACCCGTGCCCTTTAAGACCTGTTGCTAGTTTGGTCTCTGACTGGGCAACCCTCTTGTCAAGCTGAGGAAGCCGAGTCTCCGTTTGGAGGCTTTTCAGTGATCTTCTCTCATGATGAAAATGGGTGATCTGTTATTGAAAGAAATAGCCCTGGCCTAAGTATCTAAGCATGCTCTAATTTAATCTAACTATAGTGTGTTGTTggagggttttttatttttgttttgggtttttttgtttttttgttttttttttttttattctttgaggggcccaccacccagctcccaaataaatacaccgagacttattctttcttatgaatgcctggccttagcttgacttatttctagccagcttttcttaacttaaattatcctgtcaacctttgcttctgggcttttacctttctatatacctttccttacttcttactctgtggctggctgtgtagctgggtggctagcccctgatgtcctcctcttcttttctctctcctccatcttctttttttcttctatttattctctctgcctgggagccccgcctatccctctcttgcctagctattggccgtagcttcaaagagttaaacaaatgcatcataaaagaatgcaaaacatctttgcatcattaaacaaatgttccacagcataaacgaatgtaacatcttcaactaatattccacaacaattgtGTGCTCTTTTAGTTTATTACTCTGGTTCCTGAACATTGCTATACTTGTTCATGTGTTATTTTGTCATTTAATCTGGCTCAATCCATGTTTATAATGATAACTTTGTAAAGGCTGAAATGTTGTCAATAGCAACAATCTTATTGTAGATTTGTCTACATGAGGGTCCCTGGACTCCAATAAAGGGAAAAACGCTTTTCCAGTCTGCTCCGGGGGACTCTAATGGACTAGGGTCTTAACAGAGGTGTCAAAGTATCTGACTCCATGACAGTTGGTGGCTTCATAGGGAGTCTCTGCAGTAGGTCAATACTCTTTCTGATGGAAAGGACTCCAGCTCACCCAGAAGAGGCACCTAAGCACATGCCttgacctgtccttggtgctgaGGCTTTCTGAGGCATGAAAAATGGGGTGTCCGGCCTACTGGTGACTCTCTAGGAAGGAATTTCCACTGAGGAGGACACCTTACTGCCCTAATACTTCCCTAACATCAACTCTTGCTTCAGCTACCGAAAGAAGCCTTTGAGCCATATGtggcagctcatacctgtaatcccagcacttgggagatagatgCAGGTGGATCAGGAATTccagatcatccttggctacatagcaagttctagtttgaggttagcctgggctgcctgagaccctgtctctcagaaaaaacaaaacaaaagaaaacaaaacccacaacgaCCACTCACCAACAAAATCTCCCTTGAGAATCCCACACTCAGCCCCTCCATTGTCTCaccttctctccagccacatCTTTCTCCTAATCCCATGCTTAAAGTTTCTACTAAAAGTGTCTTTTAGTAAACTCCAACTCTGCTACatttaaagaaggaagaaaagagaaaaggggatcCACACGTGCTGCACCCCACTGTCCCAGGGTGCTGGGTTCTGGCTGGAGAAGACCCTGTTCGCCTCTTCATGCTGCCTTGCCAGGAGCCCACAGCACAGGAAAAGCACTGAGTTCTCTTACTGCCTGTTAGCATGCAGGCAAcattttcgagacagagtctctctgtgtagctttggaggctgtcctagaacttgatcagtagaccaggctggtctcgaattcatggagattcacctgcctctgcctcccaagtgctgggattaaaggtgtgtgccaccaccgcctggcttgagaaaccctgtctcaaaaaaaaaaaaattaaacaaaaaaactcaagGTAAATCAAAAGCCCTAAAATAGACTGAGATCTTCCTTGGCTTTCCACATACAATATTCTATCTATCCACAGTCACCATATTCCACACAGCCAAGGTCGGGTTGTTTTGGGCTTTCTATATATTCCAGACTGGCTTGAACtggctatgtagctaaggatgaccatgaactccttATTCTCCTGCCCCCACTCCCCCAGTCCTGAGAcgataggcatgcaccaccatacccagtttatccagtactggggattgaccCCAGGCCTTGGCGAAGGCTAGATAGGCACTCTACACCTGAGTTACAGACCAGCCCCAATaccctcttttgagacagggtctcactatcttGCCTGGGCCATTGTTAATCAGTGACCTTCCCCAGTCTTCTGAGCAGGTGGCCCCATGGACACAAGCACAGCAGCTCTGTGCCTGGCTTTGGCAGAATCTTTAATATGGACACAGATTATTCAGAAAatttcagttcccagaatgcaTGTGGGCATGATGGAGCCTgaggagaggcaggtagatagatGCTGGGGAGCAAATGAAGCTCCTGGGGTTCCAGGTCAGACCTGTGACTCACGCCGTGTGCAGAGACTGCCAGCAAGGGCGGGGGGCTGCTATGGGCAGAACTTAAATGaaggcagctttttttttcttttgaaaaaaattaaattgtgatATTAAAACTATATGACATAAAGTTTACCATCTAAACCTGGCAGGGATGGGGGCAAGTGTCTACAATCTCAGCgcttaggagatggaggcaggaagatcaggggttAAAGGTCAGCCTgcattacatgagaccctgtctcaaaaggaccAAGTAATTTAATACTACTAGTAATTCATAGTATAGCAATAGcactatttgggagctggtgataCAGCTCTGGTAGAACTCTTACCCAGAATGTTCAAGGCCCTAAGTTCAATGCTGAGGACAgccaaaactaaaataaacagtaccatgctgtttggggggttttgtttgttttcctttccttccctttcttttgaaagaatctcactatgtagccctggctggcctggaatgcactatgtagatcaggctggcctcatactcaaagaggtccgcctgcctctgcctctagagtgctagaGTTAAAGGTGTGCCCAGCAACACCTggtcttgtttggtttttgagacaaggtctcatgtaatccaggctgacctcaaactctccatttgcaaaaaacaaaaacagatttatCGAGTGTAGTGAAAAATGGTAGCAGGCTGGACAGTAactagacagggtctcaagtgGAGTGCAGAATGACCTTGGACCCTccatcctcctgctttagcctacagagtgctgggattaaagggctgTCCCTTTAATCATTTATCGTTTGATAAGGTTGAATGATATTCCATTGTGCCTATGGACCACATTCTCtgatccactcatccatccatggGCACGTGGCTCATCCCAACATctcttggctactgtgaataatGCTGAATCTCAGGCACACAGGATCTAGGCTCAAACTAGACTCTGAGATGGGATCACTGCATCACAGAAATACTTTGAGCATACCCTCAGGCTGCAGGAAGCTCccagtgtctgtctgcctgcctgcctctctcctccctccctccctccttttcttttcttttcttttcttttctcttcttttctttcttccttccttcctttctttctttctttctttctttctttctttctttctttctttctttctttctttctttctttctttctttctgttttgttttttctttcaagacagagtttctctgtgtagccctggctgtccaggaactcactctgtagaccaggctggccttgaactcagatctacctgcctctgctgctaCCACCCAGCAGCTCCCAGTTCTTTAATCCTAGGCTACACCTACAGATGTGTTCAAGGTATGTACAGAACACTCACCCTGGAATCCCTTCAGCTGCCCAAGAGAGTAGGATCAACAGCAAGGGTAAACCCTGCCTACTCCTCAGGAAGACCAGGTTTGGCTCAGGGCACTGCAGTCACTCAAGTTGGCATGCTCTGGGCATCACCCTTATGTATGTATACTCAAACACAAGGACAGGGCTCTCCCAGCCTGGCATAATAACTTCAGATGCAAAGCAGGCCATGAGTCATTGGTGCTCAGCTAGCCTCACTTTACCTAGGCAGTAGTCATTCTGAGACTACATGCCTTGGTACCCAACTTACTCCTTCAAAGTCAGGTGAGCAGATTGTGAGCATGACATTGAGGCCACTCTGTGAGTCTTGTTCTCATGTCACTGAAGCTCATAGTGTCTGAAGGCCAAATCCAGACCCTGCACCCAGGCTCTGTGTTTCCAGCCCCAGCCCAGAGCATATCCTAGTCCAGCTGGCTCTCCGGAGCAAGAGGGATGGGTGAGCAGAAAGCTGAGTAGCCTAGCAACACAGAACACAGGATCCTCACCCAGGGGAAGCCGTCCCCGCCTCTCGCCCTTAAGGAGGAGGGCAACCATGGCATCTGCCAAGACCCCTGGCCAGGCCACCCTAGCCACGCCACACCCTGCCACTTCTCTCCAGACAGCAAGGCTTCCTTTCCAGAGCAGCAGGGGTGGGGTCAGGGTGGAGCCTGAGGATGAGGGAGGGACACGTGCTTTTCAAGCAAGAACCCTTTAAGTCCCAGTTACCCATCTACTGCCATCCCTCCACCAGCCCCAGCCATGCAGGGAGCCTGGGTAGTGCTGCTGCTGGGCCTCAGGCCACAGCTGTCCTTTGGTGTCATCCCAGGTAAGAATGCTCCCTACCTGCTTGTCCCCGCTCACAAACACAGCCTTGTGGCTGACAACTACCTCTGCTCTCCCCCTTGGCCAGTGGAGGAGGAGAACCCAGCCTTCTGGAACCAAAAGGCAGCCGAGGCCCTGGATGCTGCCAAGAAGCTGCAGCCCATTCAGACGTCAGCCAAGAACCTCATCATCTTCCTGGGGGACGGTGAGTGTTCGAGGCCTGGCCACCCTGGGGCCCTTGCTCTCCAGGTACCCAAGGCTACTGATGGGTCCAGGAAGGTCTGGGAGCTCGGCTCTGACCAGGTTCTGCTCCTTCAGGAATGGGGGTGCCCACAGTGACAGCCACCAGGATCCTAAAGGGACAGTTGGAAAGCCATCTAGGACCTGAGACACCCCTAGCCATGGACCGCTTCCCATACATGGCTCTGTCCAAGGTGAGCACTGGGACACttctgggatgggggtggggggactgggTATGGCTGGAGGAGGAAGAACCCAGAACATCTGGGGTCCAAGTTGGCAACCAGGACAGTGAACCTGTCACAGGAAGCAAGGACTGATGTCTACCAGCAGGACACAGCTGAGAGTGTCTCTGTCCCCAGACATACAACGTGGACAGACAGGTCCCAGACAGTGCAGGCACAGCCACAGCCTACCTGTGTGGGGTCAAGGCCAACTACAAGACCATCGGTGTGAGCGCAGCTGCCCGATTCGACCAGTGCAACACCACATTTGGCAACGAGGTCGTCTCAGTGATGTATCGTGCCAAACAAGCAGGTGGGTTGGAGCTGGGTGTGGaagcacacgccattaatcccagcacttgagaggcagaggcaggcagatctgagttcaaggccagcctggtctacagagtgaggacttgtgcaaaacaataacaaaacccaaaGAGCAAGTGGGTTGGGGCCTGGCTAAGGGGCTAGAGCAGGCTTGCAGCACTAGGTTGTCCACCTGATTCCTGTCATTTCCAGGAAAGTCTGTGGGAGTGGTGACCACCACGTCGGTGCAGCACGCCTCTCCAGCTGGCACCTACGCACACACGGTGAACCGTGATTGGTACTCGGATGCAGAAATGTCCGCCTCAGCGCTGCAGGAGGGCTGCAAGGACATCTCTCTACAGCTCATCTCCAACGTGGACATTGACGTGAGCTGCAGATGTGAGGGGGAGTGGGGCTGCGGCAAGGTGTCACTCACTGCAGACCATACAGCCCACAGTCTGAGTTCTGAGTCCTGTAGGACACAGAGGGGTTGGGAAGGTTCAGCCAGGAAGTCCCTTCCCTCAGACCTGCAGGGACCAGGTGCTGTTGCAAAAGAATAGAGGATCACTTAGATCCCAGTCACCTCTGATTCTAGGTGATCCTCGGTGGTGGCCGCAAGTTCATGTTTCCCAAGGGAACACCAGACCAGGAATATCCAGACAACGCTGGCCAGGCTGGAACCAGGCTGGATGGACAGAACCTCGTTCAAGAGTGGCTGGCAAAGTATCAGGTGGGGGGGGTGCTAGGGCAAAGGGCATAGCAGGGTCAGTGAGGGTGTGCATCCGAAGGTGTGTACTTAACAGACTGGCTGTGTCTCTGCAGGGAGGAGCCAAATATGTTTGGAACCGCACAGAGCTCATTCAGGCGTCCCTGGACCCATCTGTGACTCACCTCATGGGTAATAATTCCTATTTCTTGCCCTGGAACCCCTCCATTAGGAaattgtgtgtgtaggggagtgggtgggggtgtgtgtgtcctTAATCCCCTGTCTGGTGTTCACCatggatttttttattcttcaggCCTCTTTGAGCctgaacacatgaaatatgaCATCTACCGAGACCCTACCCAGGACCCCTCCCTGGCGGAGATGACAGAGGTGGCCGTGCGCATGCTGAGCAGGAACCCCCGAGGCTTCTACCTCTTTGTGGAAGGTGAGTGGTTGAGcctggagaaaagaggaggaagcagggtccagggcAGACTGGAACATCTCCCCACCACTGGTTTCCTGCAGGGGGCCGCATCGACCATGGTCATCATGAAGTCATAGCTTATCGTGCACTGACTGAGACCGCCATGTTCGACTCGGCCATTGACAAAGCGGACCAGCTCACCAGTGAGCAGGACACCATGATCCTTGTCACTGCTGACCACTCCCACGTCTTCTCTTTTGGTGGCTACACACTTAGGGGGACCTCCATTTTTGGTaggtgtggtggggagggggcagataTTGCTGCCTTGTAGGGATCTGGTGACTAGGCAAAAGGTAAAGGTGTGCCGAAGTCAGTCTGAAAAACAATCATCCCCTCTCCCTGCAGGGCTAgctcccttcaaggctcaggaTGGCAAATCCTTTACCTCGATCCTATATGGCAACGGTCCCAGCTATAAGCTCCAGGAAGGTGTCCGGCCCGATGTCACTGACAAGGAGAGCCGTAAGTTCTGTGGGGTTGTCAACTGGGGCAGGGGCTGAGAGTACTCATAGAGGTGGAAGCTCTGCTCTGAACACCCCTTCTTTGCAGGTGAGCCCTCGTACCGGCAGCAGGCGGCTGTACCGCTGTCCTCAGAGACCCACAGCGGGGAGGACGTGGCGATATTCGCGCGTGGCCCGCAGGCACACCTGGTGCACGGAGTGCAGGAGCAGAACTACATCGCGCACCTCATGGCCTTTGCAGGCTGCCTGGAGCCCTACACCGACTGCGGCCTGCCGCCCCCTGCCGGCCAGAGCAGTGCGGCGAGCCGGGGCCAGACCTCCACCCTGATGCTCCTGTTGGCAGGGACAATGTTGATGGTGGTGGCAGCTGAGCCCTGATTACCTAAGCTCACTGGACTCCACCCTAGTACCCCACTGCTGGCTCCAGTGTACCTCTCTGTTGCTCCTCTCTGGACGCCTCCTGTCCCTCGGGTTCACTGAACCTTGGCTTCAGGTTTCGAATCTCAGCTCTAACTCAGGTTGCCAATCCTGCCATTCTATCATGAACTCCAACAACCAATCTCACTCAGAGTGTTACAACCGCCTCGGAACCTACAGCACTCCCCTCCCAGACCACCACAACCCAACAGGATGCCCAGCAGACTGAGGGAATGCCACTCACAGCCACCCCTGGGCAGCTCTCTCTGGTGTTTGCCGCTGATCTCAGCTTCCAGAAAACGTGACGCCACACACTAAGTCACAGCTCAGCCTGTGCCTGAGAAGGACCACGTAGGCACTTGATGTCCCCCCAGGGCAAAGACTGAACAAGAATGTGTTGGCCTTTCTTGGCCTGGTGTCCACAGCACATCCAACAGACCCTGGAGAGGGTTTCTATTTGACGGTCCTCAGCTGCCCCCactgggcctcaaactcacgatcctgctgcctcagcctcccaggtgctataATTACATGCATGTGCCTTTATGTCTGGCTTGCACATTAATGTCCAAGCAAAGAATGATGCCTTCATTCTCCCGGGAGATGTTGCAATAATAAAATGAACTATTATACAACGTGAGGGCAGCGGCGCTTTCTGGAAGGAAAAGCTGAGTG
The nucleotide sequence above comes from Peromyscus eremicus chromosome 13, PerEre_H2_v1, whole genome shotgun sequence. Encoded proteins:
- the LOC131923596 gene encoding alkaline phosphatase, germ cell type-like codes for the protein TYNVDRQVPDSAGTATAYLCGVKANYKTIGVSAAARFDQCNTTFGNEVVSVMYRAKQAGKSVGVVTTTSVQHASPAGTYAHTVNRDWYSDAEMSASALQEGCKDISLQLISNVDIDVILGGGRKFMFPKGTPDQEYPDNAGQAGTRLDGQNLVQEWLAKYQGGAKYVWNRTELIQASLDPSVTHLMGLFEPEHMKYDIYRDPTQDPSLAEMTEVAVRMLSRNPRGFYLFVEGGRIDHGHHEVIAYRALTETAMFDSAIDKADQLTSEQDTMILVTADHSHVFSFGGYTLRGTSIFGLAPFKAQDGKSFTSILYGNGPSYKLQEGVRPDVTDKESREPSYRQQAAVPLSSETHSGEDVAIFARGPQAHLVHGVQEQNYIAHLMAFAGCLEPYTDCGLPPPAGQSSAASRGQTSTLMLLLAGTMLMVVAAEP